The genomic interval GGCATATGAGTGAAAATAGTTTGTTGCAAAGATGCTGTATTGTGCTGCAAAAGAGTACTGCCCGCTCATCATCGGGGAATAAGTTACTGCAAATGTATTTGTTATAGCACTGTCTCTTTTGCCTGATATGTTATCAACTGCTGCTATGCCTATAGTGCCAGTAGGTTTTGAAACAACATTATCGTCAAACTGATATGAAGCACCAATATTAAATCTCCAAGCCTTGTAAGCCTCTATTACGCGTGCTATAGATGCCTCATATTCCTTTGCAAAAGATGCTAATTCAGAAGATGGGTCAATGCTTATCAATGCCTTTAATGCATCCTTTGCCTGTTTTAGTTTTCGCTCTTTTGCATAAATCATTGCTATCTGAAAGTCAACTGCTTGTGTCAAATCCTTATTCAAGGTCTTTGCCTTTGTAAATGCGTGGATTGCCTCATCATTTTTGCCTTCCTTTGCAAGCACAAGTCCCTTGAGAAAGGCTATATTTGCTAAAAATACACCTGCCTTTTCTGCCTCTGCAATCCATTCCTTTGCCTCCTTAAGCTCATTGAGGTTGTAAAGCATTTCTATTATCTCTGGATATGCCTCATTTACGCGGGGTGTAAGGGTGAGGGCATCCCTGTAATTGCTTAGTGCTTCTCTGTATTTGCCAACCTGTTTGTATGTGAGACCAAGATAAAATGCCGCTATAGAGGATGATGGATACTGCTGCCTTACTTTCTTGAATGTCTCGAGGGCCTCTTCATAACTTTCTGCCCTGTATTCTATAATGCCCCTTTGCAAAAGATCCTG from Dissulfurispira thermophila carries:
- a CDS encoding surface lipoprotein assembly modifier, giving the protein MKKRIFILLVFLFIFSQPAFAQDLLQRGIIEYRAESYEEALETFKKVRQQYPSSSIAAFYLGLTYKQVGKYREALSNYRDALTLTPRVNEAYPEIIEMLYNLNELKEAKEWIAEAEKAGVFLANIAFLKGLVLAKEGKNDEAIHAFTKAKTLNKDLTQAVDFQIAMIYAKERKLKQAKDALKALISIDPSSELASFAKEYEASIARVIEAYKAWRFNIGASYQFDDNVVSKPTGTIGIAAVDNISGKRDSAITNTFAVTYSPMMSGQYSFAAQYSIFATNYFHSYAYDTMAHSIAIIPGYNFQNSAISLPLSYSHVWLNEQEYMTITSLKPTLNIQLFNSLIGQFSVGYGKREMLKYTQGADPDEDRDGNLYTTLIGIIYPFKEGKGFFNMRYEYTKDDTQGKNWDSKSDKVSATILYPVMNKLNLSISGDMTVQQFKNIHTISGTGTNGYPSIPTKRRDKLYNANASIVYEILEGLNLNLNYSYTRADSNFAIYDYRKNIYGFGINYEF